In Porphyromonas cangingivalis, a genomic segment contains:
- a CDS encoding LutC/YkgG family protein, with protein MDSKQYILDSLRKNTKEVFARPTVTIDHIKYEDRIGQFKAILEAVGGLAYEIKEGEDLSEVITRLFPEAKRIASNLEGVTCATFNPDEASTPRELNGTDLVVFRGDIGVCENGAVYYEQAFRHRAIYFIAEAICVILDKSKLVDTMHEAYALVGNELKGEFRGFISGPSKTADIEQSLVMGAHGARQCVVLLI; from the coding sequence ATGGACAGCAAACAATATATACTGGATAGCCTACGCAAGAATACCAAGGAGGTATTCGCTCGTCCCACGGTGACGATAGATCACATCAAGTACGAGGACAGGATAGGGCAGTTCAAAGCCATCCTTGAAGCGGTCGGAGGACTCGCCTACGAGATAAAGGAGGGTGAGGATCTCTCCGAAGTCATCACAAGGCTCTTCCCTGAAGCAAAACGTATAGCGAGCAACCTGGAGGGGGTGACTTGTGCGACGTTCAACCCCGACGAAGCATCGACACCACGCGAACTCAACGGTACCGACCTCGTCGTCTTCAGGGGGGACATAGGTGTCTGCGAAAACGGAGCGGTGTACTACGAACAAGCCTTCCGCCACCGTGCCATATACTTCATCGCCGAGGCGATCTGTGTCATCCTCGATAAGTCGAAACTCGTAGATACGATGCACGAGGCTTATGCCCTTGTGGGCAACGAGCTCAAGGGTGAGTTCAGAGGCTTCATCTCAGGACCCTCAAAGACGGCGGACATCGAGCAGTCTCTCGTCATGGGAGCACACGGTGCAAGGCAGTGTGTCGTGCTCCTGATCTGA